Proteins found in one Armatimonadota bacterium genomic segment:
- the iolN gene encoding 3-dehydro-scyllo-inosose hydrolase, which translates to MGKWQLPPPGGHMDKRTGIYLQTMTMRDVEERLKTNDVLIVPLGSTEAHGPNAPLGEDIFLVTRMAELVAERTGCTVSEPLWFGSHPYHHIGMPGTVPIPEDVFTAFVRAMIAGFWNMGFRKQILLNGHGQEYVIPTAIHQFAKRYRVPALIVNVNWYHAIPDHFRLRAEGGPYETPFIHADEVETSWCLALFPELMKQEWAVDNTPFGFLPEGHVDKAGNLLRRPIAWYGHVGAGPIEVKAYLEGVVGRPTLARAEKALPGVEALLDYLERLVTDILQKFPPGQLPPAHLLTERDERELEEILKGPARGGKSIYSLGWPP; encoded by the coding sequence ATGGGCAAGTGGCAGCTGCCGCCGCCGGGCGGCCACATGGACAAACGCACCGGCATCTACCTGCAGACCATGACCATGCGCGATGTGGAAGAACGCCTGAAGACCAACGACGTGCTGATCGTGCCGCTGGGATCTACCGAAGCCCACGGCCCCAACGCGCCCCTGGGGGAGGACATCTTCCTGGTGACGCGCATGGCCGAGCTCGTGGCCGAGCGCACCGGGTGCACCGTCAGCGAGCCGCTGTGGTTCGGCTCGCACCCCTACCACCACATCGGCATGCCGGGCACCGTGCCGATTCCCGAAGACGTCTTCACCGCCTTCGTGCGGGCCATGATCGCCGGCTTCTGGAACATGGGGTTCCGCAAGCAGATCCTGCTCAACGGCCACGGCCAGGAGTACGTGATCCCCACCGCCATCCACCAGTTCGCCAAGCGCTACCGGGTGCCGGCGCTGATCGTGAACGTGAACTGGTACCACGCCATCCCCGACCACTTCCGGCTGCGGGCGGAGGGCGGACCGTACGAGACCCCGTTCATCCACGCCGACGAGGTGGAGACCAGCTGGTGCCTGGCCCTGTTTCCGGAACTGATGAAGCAGGAGTGGGCGGTGGACAACACGCCGTTCGGCTTCCTGCCCGAAGGGCACGTGGACAAGGCCGGCAACCTCCTGCGGCGGCCCATCGCCTGGTACGGCCACGTGGGCGCCGGACCCATCGAAGTGAAAGCCTATCTGGAGGGGGTCGTGGGCCGGCCCACCCTGGCCCGGGCCGAGAAGGCCCTGCCGGGGGTGGAGGCCCTGCTGGACTACCTGGAGCGGCTGGTCACCGACATCCTGCAGAAGTTCCCGCCCGGCCAGCTGCCTCCCGCGCACCTGCTGACCGAGCGGGACGAGAGGGAGCTGGAGGAGATCCTCAAGGGGCCCGCCCGCGGGGGGAAGAGCATCTACAGCCTGGGGTGGCCGCCGTAG